A genomic stretch from Sphingobacterium sp. ML3W includes:
- a CDS encoding IPT/TIG domain-containing protein produces the protein MNHYLLTTYSFVIALCFAGCKSKSELNEKAYDPNKPVVLTTFYPMEGGAKDKILLDGENFGSDPNNIKVYFNNAQASVISASGERIYAIIPRLPGDDPKISVVIGKDSVVYKDSFTYHIQAQVSTVTGTGDKNFLAGTLDQAHVYGKYLDMDAQGNLFMTWRDGGSFGIARINEKENVVTPLYSAASSPNPYANGVTVDRATGIMTVSHESVAEVFFSFDPREAWTLRQRNAQFSAADYGSIVQADRYANFVTFCPYDGHLYTRFRDGKVAKINPVTYAATIVHQGPYGSQYGQAINPAKPWELYITLHSNASPNTFAQGISVLDLRNPNGTGGFKRVNAPGGSGFRDGPVKDAIFNYPKDIKFDKAGNMFIADYGNHCIRMLSADGIVSTVAGQPTKAGYKDGGPVESQFNQPWGVAVNDQGDIYIADWSNARIRKLVIE, from the coding sequence ATGAACCATTATTTATTAACTACTTATTCTTTTGTGATCGCACTGTGTTTTGCAGGCTGTAAGAGTAAAAGTGAGCTCAATGAGAAAGCTTACGATCCTAACAAACCAGTCGTTCTGACGACTTTTTATCCTATGGAAGGTGGAGCCAAAGACAAAATTTTATTAGATGGAGAAAATTTTGGGTCTGATCCAAATAATATTAAAGTGTATTTCAACAATGCGCAGGCCTCCGTAATCTCCGCTAGTGGCGAACGTATCTATGCCATTATACCTCGATTACCAGGTGATGATCCTAAGATTTCTGTTGTTATTGGTAAAGATTCTGTCGTTTATAAGGATTCATTTACTTATCATATTCAGGCACAGGTTAGCACAGTAACAGGGACCGGGGATAAGAATTTTTTGGCTGGAACGCTTGATCAAGCTCATGTCTATGGTAAATACTTGGATATGGATGCTCAGGGCAACTTATTTATGACCTGGCGCGATGGAGGTTCTTTCGGTATTGCGCGTATCAACGAGAAAGAAAATGTTGTGACTCCACTGTACTCAGCGGCATCTTCGCCCAATCCCTATGCCAATGGGGTTACGGTTGATCGTGCGACAGGTATAATGACAGTTTCACACGAGTCCGTAGCTGAAGTGTTTTTTTCTTTCGATCCAAGGGAGGCCTGGACACTACGTCAACGTAACGCACAATTCTCTGCTGCTGACTACGGGTCTATTGTGCAGGCCGATCGATACGCAAACTTCGTTACATTCTGTCCTTATGATGGACACCTCTATACGCGTTTTCGCGATGGGAAGGTTGCAAAAATAAACCCAGTTACCTATGCAGCAACAATTGTTCATCAAGGACCTTATGGCTCGCAGTATGGACAGGCGATCAATCCAGCTAAACCATGGGAGCTCTACATCACACTACACTCTAATGCCAGCCCTAATACTTTTGCTCAAGGTATATCTGTTCTGGATCTACGTAATCCAAATGGTACTGGGGGCTTTAAACGTGTTAATGCGCCAGGAGGTTCCGGATTTAGGGACGGACCTGTAAAGGATGCGATATTCAACTATCCCAAGGATATCAAATTTGATAAGGCTGGAAATATGTTTATTGCCGATTATGGTAATCATTGCATCCGCATGTTATCCGCCGATGGTATTGTTTCAACGGTTGCAGGACAACCGACAAAAGCGGGTTACAAAGATGGTGGACCAGTTGAATCCCAGTTCAACCAGCCTTGGGGAGTGGCAGTAAATGATCAAGGGGATATTTATATAGCCGATTGGAGCAATGCACGCATCCGTAAACTAGTTATCGAATAA
- a CDS encoding TonB-dependent receptor, with translation MKIIHFLCILPIYLYFSVTFAQQTQEQLTIAGTVVDDKGKPVSKVSIYVKDKPIGATSTNENGKFNIQAVYGDMLVFTSVGYETTEHLVIASTTNLEIKLLDKSTNIDEVVVVGLGAKQRKISSVGAITTVDVKQLQSPAPSIANLLGGRAAGVISMQTSGEPGANIADFWVRGIGTFGANAKALVLIDGLEGDLNTIDPADVESFSILKDASATAVYGVRGANGVVLVTTKRGTVDRIQITGRVNSTMSHLSRLPEYLRAYDYALLANEASAVRDSEPLFNNTELGIIKNNLDPDMYPDVSWQDEILNKNFWRQSYYASGRGGSEVARYFLSLGANTETAAYKVDKNSIYSSNVGYNTYNYRVNLDINLTKTTKVFLGSDGFLSDKKEPGIADTDFIWKTQSTLTPVSIPIQYSNGLLPGIGSGERSSPYVMINRTGSYNQQVYKGKITLALDQDLKSLAEGLKIRAQGAYDIHSYFSERRWIQPALYEATGRNVDGSLIMAQKVQERPAEYSKGLRQYRKYFFESSLNYDKKFGEDHRTSALLYYYLSDAKDTDDATNNLTAIPVRYQGVSSRFTYGYKDIYLLDANFGYTGSENFQPGRQYGFFPSIALGWVPTGYKFVQQAAPWLDYFKIRASYGTVGNDRIINAVRFPYLTKADIYQKGVWGVGGIETITETRIGADNLAWERAIKSNLGIEGKLFNNKIDFVIDFFQDQRNGIFQPRVQVPDYVGVISNPYANVGRMKSSGADGNITYTTKINNDMTLTLRGNFTYSKNVVQNWEQAYLEYPYLEYNGYPYNSIRGYQSLGLFKDADDIKYSPTQSFGAVLPGDIKYKDVNGDGVINTLDQVPLTHSNYPLTMYGFGGEFRYKNLSLGVLFKGTGKTSFFYVGQPMKYKEVWENTGMGYMPFFAGAQGNLISLANDPNNRWIPREYALEHGIDLALAENPNARFPRLQYRNNSNNSQLSTFWQGDAKYIRLQELTISYNVSPNFLKRVGVKSMDLQFVGNNLYIWDNVKIFDPEQAAWGGRKYPIPSTYSVQAYINF, from the coding sequence ATGAAGATCATTCATTTCTTGTGTATACTGCCGATATATCTCTATTTTTCGGTTACGTTTGCACAACAAACACAAGAACAGTTAACGATTGCGGGTACCGTTGTTGATGATAAAGGGAAGCCGGTATCCAAAGTTTCTATATATGTCAAGGATAAACCCATAGGCGCAACTTCGACAAACGAAAATGGTAAATTTAACATTCAGGCTGTCTATGGGGATATGTTGGTGTTTACTAGTGTGGGATACGAAACTACTGAACATTTAGTCATCGCATCCACCACAAACCTAGAAATTAAATTACTGGATAAAAGTACAAATATAGATGAGGTTGTGGTCGTCGGTTTGGGAGCCAAACAGCGGAAAATAAGTTCCGTCGGTGCTATTACAACGGTAGATGTTAAGCAATTGCAGAGCCCGGCACCATCCATTGCCAACTTATTGGGGGGACGTGCTGCGGGTGTTATTTCCATGCAGACTTCGGGTGAGCCTGGCGCAAATATCGCGGACTTTTGGGTACGTGGAATAGGTACTTTTGGAGCTAATGCGAAAGCACTTGTTCTTATTGACGGTCTGGAAGGTGACTTAAATACAATTGACCCGGCAGACGTAGAGAGCTTCTCCATTTTAAAAGATGCATCGGCTACGGCAGTATACGGTGTAAGGGGGGCTAACGGGGTTGTCTTGGTGACAACAAAGCGTGGTACCGTAGACCGTATTCAGATCACAGGACGTGTCAATTCAACAATGTCTCACCTCAGTCGCCTACCAGAATACCTTCGCGCTTATGATTACGCTTTGTTGGCCAATGAAGCATCGGCTGTACGCGATAGCGAACCATTATTTAACAATACAGAATTGGGGATAATAAAAAATAACCTAGATCCGGATATGTATCCGGATGTCAGCTGGCAGGACGAAATATTGAATAAAAACTTTTGGCGTCAAAGTTATTATGCATCTGGTCGTGGCGGATCTGAGGTTGCCCGTTATTTCTTGAGCTTGGGTGCTAATACCGAAACAGCTGCTTACAAAGTGGATAAAAATTCTATTTACAGTTCCAACGTAGGCTACAATACCTACAATTACCGTGTTAATTTGGATATCAACTTGACAAAGACGACCAAAGTCTTCTTAGGATCGGATGGATTTCTTTCGGATAAAAAAGAACCAGGTATAGCAGATACTGACTTTATTTGGAAAACCCAGTCTACGCTTACGCCGGTTTCTATCCCGATTCAATATTCCAACGGGCTGTTGCCAGGTATCGGTAGTGGAGAACGTTCATCACCTTATGTCATGATAAATCGCACAGGTAGTTACAATCAACAGGTTTATAAGGGGAAAATAACACTCGCACTTGATCAAGATTTAAAAAGCTTGGCGGAAGGATTGAAAATACGTGCACAGGGCGCTTACGACATTCATAGTTATTTTTCCGAGCGGAGGTGGATCCAGCCTGCACTGTATGAAGCGACGGGACGCAATGTGGATGGTTCTTTAATCATGGCTCAAAAAGTACAGGAAAGACCCGCTGAATACAGTAAAGGATTGAGACAATATCGTAAGTATTTCTTTGAGTCAAGTTTGAATTACGATAAAAAATTTGGTGAGGACCACCGCACTTCGGCATTGCTCTATTATTACCTAAGTGATGCCAAAGACACGGACGACGCGACAAATAATCTTACCGCTATTCCCGTTCGTTATCAGGGCGTGTCGAGTAGATTTACGTACGGTTATAAAGATATCTATTTATTAGATGCCAACTTTGGATATACGGGGTCGGAAAACTTTCAACCGGGCCGCCAATATGGGTTCTTCCCATCTATTGCACTAGGCTGGGTACCAACAGGGTATAAGTTTGTACAACAAGCTGCTCCTTGGTTAGATTATTTTAAAATTAGAGCTTCTTACGGTACGGTCGGTAACGATCGAATTATCAATGCTGTACGTTTTCCCTATTTGACAAAGGCAGATATCTATCAAAAAGGTGTATGGGGAGTTGGCGGTATTGAAACAATTACCGAAACCCGTATTGGAGCTGATAATCTTGCTTGGGAGCGAGCGATCAAATCCAACCTGGGGATAGAAGGGAAACTCTTCAATAATAAGATTGATTTTGTGATTGATTTTTTTCAAGATCAACGTAATGGTATTTTCCAGCCACGTGTACAGGTTCCAGATTATGTAGGGGTAATTTCCAATCCTTATGCCAATGTCGGACGTATGAAAAGTTCTGGAGCAGATGGTAATATTACCTATACCACAAAAATCAATAATGATATGACATTGACACTTCGTGGTAATTTTACCTATTCTAAAAATGTGGTTCAAAACTGGGAACAAGCTTATCTGGAATACCCTTATTTGGAATACAATGGTTATCCTTATAATTCTATTCGTGGCTACCAATCACTTGGTTTATTTAAAGATGCGGATGATATCAAATATAGTCCTACGCAGAGTTTTGGAGCTGTTTTGCCAGGGGATATCAAGTATAAGGATGTCAATGGTGATGGAGTGATCAATACTTTAGACCAAGTACCGCTGACGCATAGTAACTATCCCTTGACCATGTATGGCTTTGGTGGAGAGTTCCGCTACAAAAACTTATCATTAGGTGTGCTCTTCAAAGGAACAGGCAAGACCTCTTTTTTCTACGTAGGGCAACCCATGAAGTATAAAGAGGTTTGGGAAAATACAGGAATGGGCTATATGCCATTCTTTGCAGGGGCACAGGGGAACTTGATTTCTTTAGCAAATGACCCTAACAACCGTTGGATTCCTAGAGAATATGCGTTGGAGCATGGTATTGACTTAGCGTTAGCCGAAAATCCAAACGCCCGTTTCCCACGCTTGCAATATAGGAATAATAGCAACAACAGCCAACTATCCACATTCTGGCAAGGCGATGCAAAATATATCCGCTTGCAAGAGCTTACGATAAGCTATAATGTCAGTCCGAATTTTCTGAAACGGGTAGGTGTAAAATCTATGGATCTCCAGTTTGTAGGTAACAACTTATATATCTGGGATAATGTAAAAATATTTGATCCGGAACAGGCTGCCTGGGGCGGACGCAAATATCCTATACCATCTACTTATTCCGTACAAGCTTATATCAATTTTTAG
- a CDS encoding RagB/SusD family nutrient uptake outer membrane protein, whose protein sequence is MKTSIIIQRITKATFALLLLSATISCKDYLNIDSYFDDEFNIDSAYTNKRYIEAYMWGAAAMFPDESNTIRSNYTPGPMATDEAINGLTGTGTTNIYYGMDFVTGNITPDFYGGLNQWGTYYKIIRKANNVLKNIDRPKDMTYAERNRIEGYTRFIRAYAYYNLIIDFGPPILLGDDVVSTNETIEYYDRPRATYDEAMEYICSEFEKAAVQLPADVGLLDFGKPTKGAAFALIARLRLIHASPLYNGGPVANSYFGSWTRKTDGVHYISQQYDEKRWALAAAAAKRVMEMGRYKLYTVPADERTPKLPNGVTSDPNFYGEYPNGAKGIDAFRSYSDVFTGEAVASINPEYIWGRNTGYLNTDLNQGAFPPTLGGWGRFSVTQKVVDAYLMDDGRTKEEARGHTYFEAVADLPAGGTFADLFTTQARSFSGYPMNTGIFKMYANREMRFYASIGFNGAVWQALSSTTLNNHTAKYFYQEPDGRGGVSASSPNYPLTGYVIKKWNHAFDALTGTGARMMPKAYPIIRYAEILLSYAEALNNLTGSHTVQLGDKTYTFSRDQNEIKTSFNMVRYRAGLPGVSTAQLSSKAEIQKQLERERMVEFLWENRRFYDVRRWGIYEETEREPIRGMNPDGATSETFYKRVSPGTSSFLTRQVDKKLIWVPIPRAEMRRLPSLDQNPGYN, encoded by the coding sequence ATGAAAACGTCAATAATCATACAAAGAATAACAAAAGCTACATTCGCTTTACTGCTGTTGTCGGCGACAATATCCTGTAAAGATTACCTGAATATCGATAGTTATTTTGACGACGAATTTAACATCGATTCGGCCTATACGAACAAGCGCTATATAGAGGCCTACATGTGGGGAGCAGCAGCTATGTTCCCAGATGAATCCAATACGATTCGTAGTAATTATACACCGGGACCAATGGCAACGGATGAGGCCATAAACGGACTGACCGGTACCGGGACTACGAATATTTACTACGGGATGGATTTCGTTACGGGAAATATCACACCTGATTTTTATGGTGGGCTTAATCAATGGGGGACATATTATAAAATTATCCGCAAAGCAAATAATGTATTGAAGAATATAGATAGGCCAAAGGACATGACATATGCTGAACGCAATCGTATTGAAGGATACACCCGTTTTATAAGAGCCTATGCTTACTATAACCTCATTATCGATTTTGGTCCGCCAATTTTATTGGGTGATGATGTCGTGAGTACCAATGAGACCATTGAATATTATGACCGTCCTCGAGCGACATATGATGAGGCGATGGAATATATCTGCAGCGAATTTGAGAAGGCAGCGGTACAGTTGCCTGCGGATGTGGGACTCTTGGATTTTGGTAAGCCTACAAAAGGAGCTGCGTTTGCATTAATTGCCCGTTTGCGCTTGATTCATGCGAGTCCATTATACAACGGAGGACCAGTAGCAAATTCCTATTTTGGTAGCTGGACCCGTAAAACGGATGGTGTGCACTATATATCACAGCAATACGATGAAAAACGTTGGGCTCTAGCTGCTGCGGCTGCCAAACGCGTCATGGAGATGGGGAGATATAAACTGTATACCGTTCCGGCTGATGAAAGAACGCCGAAACTACCCAACGGGGTAACCTCCGATCCGAATTTCTATGGGGAATACCCCAATGGGGCAAAGGGAATTGACGCCTTTAGATCCTACTCGGACGTATTTACTGGAGAGGCTGTGGCTTCTATTAATCCGGAATATATCTGGGGAAGAAACACAGGCTACCTTAATACCGATTTAAATCAAGGCGCATTTCCTCCAACTTTAGGTGGATGGGGGCGTTTCTCTGTGACACAAAAGGTCGTGGATGCTTACCTCATGGATGATGGCCGCACAAAAGAAGAAGCCCGAGGTCATACCTATTTCGAGGCAGTTGCCGACCTTCCTGCTGGCGGCACATTTGCTGATCTTTTTACGACACAAGCACGTAGTTTTTCCGGTTATCCGATGAATACAGGGATATTTAAAATGTATGCCAACCGCGAAATGCGTTTTTATGCTTCGATAGGATTCAATGGAGCAGTATGGCAAGCCTTATCGAGTACTACCTTGAATAATCATACGGCAAAATATTTCTATCAAGAGCCAGATGGTCGTGGTGGGGTATCTGCATCTTCACCCAATTATCCGCTTACCGGATATGTGATCAAAAAATGGAACCATGCTTTTGACGCCCTTACTGGTACAGGTGCTCGAATGATGCCCAAAGCATACCCGATTATCCGTTATGCAGAGATCTTATTATCCTATGCAGAAGCTCTAAACAATCTTACTGGAAGTCATACGGTACAGCTTGGCGATAAAACCTACACCTTTAGCCGTGATCAGAATGAAATCAAAACCTCTTTTAATATGGTGCGTTACCGTGCGGGGCTACCGGGTGTCTCGACTGCTCAGCTATCCAGCAAAGCGGAAATTCAAAAGCAGCTTGAACGTGAGCGTATGGTCGAGTTTTTATGGGAGAATAGACGTTTCTATGATGTACGTCGCTGGGGAATTTATGAAGAGACCGAACGCGAGCCTATCCGTGGTATGAATCCAGATGGTGCAACTAGCGAGACCTTCTACAAAAGAGTCTCACCTGGTACTTCATCGTTCTTGACACGTCAGGTAGATAAAAAGCTGATTTGGGTACCTATACCCCGCGCTGAGATGCGAAGATTGCCTTCCTTGGACCAAAATCCAGGATATAATTAG
- a CDS encoding DUF1735 domain-containing protein, giving the protein MKRSFIAILAISILCSSCKDNEVFDKEMYKNEVALISSDYHNTFKEVVQLTGEEVIGYIAASSGGTHAPTKDLVIGLEEDAAPLAKYNFAVYDNADELYAKLLPKEKYEIMDDKIVIKAGQLTGRTMVKLRPDGLSPDSTYFIGLKATNGSAVEIKPKKSTMLYQVIIENMYASQAKNSMYAMVGFANGLSTAANKQLFPLTRNSVRMVAGNETFVSKVPNIEKNCLILEMDEFNNVTIRPYKDIALVQLNNDPSYPNKFKVEEAFGMRTNVFLLSYQYTIGNVTTVMKERVEMPVK; this is encoded by the coding sequence ATGAAACGAAGTTTTATAGCAATACTTGCAATTTCGATCCTATGCTCTTCTTGTAAGGACAATGAAGTGTTCGATAAGGAAATGTATAAAAATGAGGTGGCACTAATTAGTTCTGACTATCACAATACATTTAAAGAAGTTGTTCAGTTGACCGGTGAAGAAGTTATAGGATATATAGCGGCCTCTTCAGGGGGGACTCATGCACCTACCAAAGACTTGGTCATCGGATTGGAAGAAGATGCAGCACCTTTAGCAAAATATAATTTTGCGGTTTATGATAATGCAGATGAGCTGTATGCGAAGTTACTGCCTAAGGAAAAATATGAAATTATGGATGATAAAATCGTGATCAAAGCCGGTCAGCTGACTGGGCGTACTATGGTCAAGTTGCGTCCGGATGGATTGTCTCCAGACTCAACCTATTTTATCGGATTAAAAGCAACCAATGGCTCCGCTGTTGAAATTAAGCCCAAGAAAAGTACAATGTTGTATCAGGTGATTATTGAGAATATGTACGCATCGCAGGCAAAAAACTCGATGTATGCTATGGTAGGTTTCGCCAATGGTTTGTCCACTGCCGCAAATAAGCAGCTATTTCCCTTGACTCGTAATAGTGTACGTATGGTGGCTGGAAATGAAACCTTTGTGTCTAAAGTGCCAAATATTGAGAAGAATTGTCTTATACTGGAGATGGATGAATTTAACAATGTGACCATTAGGCCATATAAGGACATCGCGCTTGTGCAGTTGAATAACGATCCATCTTATCCAAATAAGTTTAAAGTCGAGGAGGCTTTTGGTATGCGAACAAATGTGTTCCTATTGTCTTATCAATATACAATAGGGAATGTCACAACAGTGATGAAGGAGCGAGTAGAGATGCCGGTAAAATAA
- a CDS encoding BACON domain-containing carbohydrate-binding protein yields the protein MNTTNYSTSATLLKAILAFFLLLTLFFLSCKEDNELNSFLTLKDGPSKMEVVANGSSETFTVQSNGNWKVEPLRKESWFKIDVTEGSGDGKFTITVAKNTDQKARAMTLFFTVDGRLQSNVFKIEQTAGTTGEQQDQPYLKIDGISTKLDVLEAGITGNYVLRSTGKWKIALEEEANWVTVSPMEGIGDTPITVSVNKNTDIERTANFLLFLNEVPQTNPLIIYQKGVKAQVEGDVIFSEDFNWLTYGSEIFNATSGETRIASWTAAELAKGWTSTINSTEGGGNYASIYARPGFIKLGRTNYGGDLISPKLSNIQRTKNLLITFKAVRYASGDHNLLTVGVKGPGTVSVSQFNINNLATTNSNLDACRAAWQAPEATYSFVIKGATAETQFWLLSGAFDQRSGNWPATVNRIFVDDVVVTVIK from the coding sequence ATGAATACGACAAATTATAGTACATCGGCAACGCTGTTAAAGGCGATATTGGCCTTTTTCCTTCTTTTAACACTGTTTTTTTTATCTTGTAAAGAAGATAATGAACTAAATAGCTTTTTGACACTTAAAGATGGTCCATCAAAAATGGAAGTGGTTGCGAATGGTTCTTCAGAAACCTTTACAGTACAGTCCAATGGGAACTGGAAAGTAGAACCCCTACGCAAAGAATCTTGGTTTAAAATAGATGTGACAGAGGGTAGTGGCGATGGTAAATTCACGATTACAGTAGCAAAAAATACCGATCAAAAAGCACGTGCGATGACCTTATTTTTTACCGTGGATGGGCGCCTACAAAGTAATGTGTTTAAAATAGAGCAGACAGCAGGCACTACAGGGGAGCAGCAAGACCAGCCTTACCTAAAAATCGATGGTATTTCCACTAAGTTAGATGTCCTTGAGGCGGGGATAACTGGTAACTATGTCCTTCGTTCCACAGGAAAATGGAAAATCGCTTTGGAGGAAGAAGCTAACTGGGTGACCGTATCGCCGATGGAGGGTATAGGTGATACACCTATAACTGTCAGTGTCAATAAAAATACTGATATTGAACGTACAGCAAATTTCCTGTTATTTCTGAATGAAGTGCCGCAAACAAATCCACTTATCATTTATCAAAAAGGCGTTAAAGCACAAGTAGAGGGAGATGTTATTTTTAGCGAAGACTTTAACTGGTTAACCTATGGCAGCGAAATTTTTAATGCAACCAGTGGTGAAACAAGGATTGCTTCATGGACAGCGGCTGAATTGGCAAAAGGATGGACAAGTACGATAAACAGTACGGAAGGTGGCGGGAACTATGCTTCAATTTATGCTCGACCAGGTTTTATAAAATTGGGACGAACAAATTATGGTGGAGATCTTATTTCACCGAAGCTGTCCAATATTCAGCGTACCAAAAACCTCTTGATTACCTTTAAAGCTGTACGCTATGCTTCGGGCGACCACAACCTTCTTACAGTTGGTGTGAAAGGGCCAGGTACAGTTTCAGTAAGTCAATTTAATATCAATAACCTCGCTACTACCAATTCCAATTTAGATGCATGTAGGGCTGCATGGCAAGCGCCTGAAGCGACATATTCTTTTGTGATCAAAGGAGCTACTGCTGAAACGCAATTTTGGTTATTGAGCGGAGCTTTCGATCAACGATCGGGTAACTGGCCAGCCACTGTTAACCGTATTTTTGTCGATGATGTCGTTGTTACAGTAATAAAATGA
- the bla gene encoding class A beta-lactamase, subclass A2, translated as MQTIMRRLLQLAPLFLLLVSCYTSNKKTDLLRNKIAQIVSDKDAIVGVSIIGNNGQDTISLNGDRRFPMQSVFKFHIALAVLSEIDKGNLSLDKKIEIGKDELLPADFWSPLRDENPNGGSFTIEKLIQYAVSHSDNTACDVLIRLIGTPKTVEDYFKKNNIKEIQITFNEEDMQAKWENMFQNWTTPKAASETIKMFYENKNNLLSKSSYDFFWKTNIETTTGANRIKGQLPKGTIVAHKTGWSGTNKTTGITAAVNNIGIVFLPNGEHFIISVFVSESKENFDANEKTIADIAKATYNFYTKQ; from the coding sequence ATACAAACGATCATGAGAAGACTATTACAATTGGCACCTTTATTCTTATTATTGGTAAGTTGCTATACATCGAATAAAAAGACAGATTTATTACGGAATAAAATAGCTCAAATCGTTTCAGATAAAGATGCAATTGTTGGTGTTTCAATCATCGGAAATAATGGTCAGGACACCATCTCCTTAAACGGAGATCGGCGATTTCCAATGCAAAGTGTTTTTAAATTCCATATTGCATTAGCCGTATTGTCCGAAATTGACAAAGGAAACCTTTCTTTGGATAAAAAAATAGAGATAGGTAAGGATGAACTTCTACCAGCAGATTTCTGGAGTCCATTGAGAGATGAAAATCCCAATGGTGGAAGTTTTACAATTGAAAAATTAATTCAATATGCTGTTTCCCATAGCGACAATACCGCTTGCGATGTGCTGATACGACTGATCGGAACGCCTAAGACTGTTGAAGATTATTTCAAAAAGAACAATATCAAAGAAATACAAATCACATTTAATGAAGAAGATATGCAGGCCAAGTGGGAAAATATGTTTCAAAACTGGACTACACCAAAAGCTGCAAGTGAGACGATAAAGATGTTTTATGAGAACAAGAACAATTTACTTTCAAAAAGCAGTTATGATTTTTTTTGGAAAACTAATATAGAAACAACAACTGGGGCAAATCGAATAAAAGGACAATTACCGAAAGGAACAATTGTGGCTCATAAAACCGGTTGGTCCGGAACAAATAAAACAACGGGTATTACTGCAGCTGTAAACAACATTGGTATTGTCTTTTTACCAAATGGTGAGCATTTTATTATTAGTGTTTTTGTGAGTGAATCAAAGGAAAATTTCGATGCAAACGAGAAAACTATTGCCGACATTGCAAAAGCTACTTATAACTTTTATACCAAGCAATAG
- a CDS encoding glyoxylate/hydroxypyruvate reductase A, which produces MSIALILNSGRAEEWKFEINKHLPKIKVEIYPEIENYDEVEFALCWKPEADYYTHFPNLKVIQSGGAGIDHLFPKSIPSHIHTCRIVDPMLKSDMFEHVLTCLMHSMKNFSAYATEKAKKHWQPLGYKSIGQTCVTILGLGEIGGYVAERLIQLGFNVNGWSNSAKNLQGVSSFTGIAGLRLAVENADFIVNVLPLTDATRGILNHDLFNLCPKGTVLLNVGRGEHLVDEDLLEAIAEKQIANAYLDVFHQEPLLRDHPFWNCSSVFITPHVASRTNISSSVLQVVDNYRRMTEGRPLLNEVSLAKGY; this is translated from the coding sequence ATGAGTATAGCATTGATATTGAATAGTGGTCGGGCTGAAGAATGGAAGTTCGAAATCAATAAACATTTACCCAAAATAAAAGTTGAGATCTATCCTGAGATTGAGAATTATGATGAGGTCGAGTTTGCACTTTGTTGGAAGCCTGAGGCAGATTATTATACTCATTTTCCCAATTTAAAAGTTATACAATCTGGAGGTGCTGGGATAGATCATTTATTTCCTAAATCAATACCTTCACATATCCATACCTGCAGGATTGTAGATCCCATGTTAAAAAGCGATATGTTTGAGCATGTTTTGACATGTTTGATGCATTCGATGAAGAATTTTTCGGCTTATGCAACAGAAAAAGCGAAAAAACATTGGCAGCCCCTGGGATATAAATCTATTGGTCAAACTTGTGTAACGATTTTAGGATTGGGTGAAATTGGAGGTTATGTAGCTGAAAGATTGATCCAGTTGGGTTTCAACGTCAACGGATGGTCCAATTCAGCTAAAAATCTTCAAGGGGTCAGCTCTTTCACTGGGATTGCGGGACTTCGCTTGGCAGTCGAGAACGCGGATTTTATTGTGAATGTTTTGCCATTGACCGACGCGACAAGAGGAATTCTAAATCATGATCTTTTCAATTTATGTCCCAAAGGAACAGTTCTACTTAACGTTGGTAGAGGCGAACATCTTGTTGATGAAGATTTATTAGAAGCAATCGCTGAGAAGCAAATTGCTAACGCCTACCTCGATGTATTTCATCAAGAACCATTGCTTCGAGATCATCCGTTCTGGAATTGCAGTTCTGTTTTTATAACACCACATGTTGCGAGTAGGACAAACATTAGTTCTTCGGTCCTGCAGGTAGTGGATAATTATAGAAGAATGACTGAAGGGCGACCTTTACTCAACGAAGTTTCTTTGGCAAAAGGTTATTAA